In the Chroococcidiopsis sp. SAG 2025 genome, one interval contains:
- a CDS encoding nitrate ABC transporter ATP-binding protein (This model describes the ATP binding subunits of ATP-binding cassette (ABC) transporters for nitrate transport, or for bicarbonate transport, in bacteria and archaea.), with amino-acid sequence MSVFVAVDQIDKVFNLVGGGQYIALKGIDLQIKKGEFVSLIGHSGCGKSTLLNMIAGLDLPSEGIVTLEGQRITKPGPDRMVVFQNYSLLPWRTVRENIALAVDAVMKGAPAGERRAIVEKHIDMVGLRPHADKPPGMLSGGQKQRVAIARALSLRPKLLLLDEPFGALDALTRGNLQEQLMQICQENHVTAVMVTHDVDEAVLLSDRIVMLTNGPESKIGGILEVDIPRPRKRMQVVEHPSYYSLRSEMIYFLNQQKRVKQIRARKKTAVARHGLEKVNLEIGFVPLTACAPLAIAQEKGFFAKHGLDEVTLVRETSWRGIVDGIAAGYLDAAQMPSGMPMWLTLGGHENKPIPTVTSLTMTRNGNAITLSKRFYDQGVYNLTDFKQHLLRTRDQRHTMGVVHPSSMHSVLLRYWLAAGGIDPDLDVDVHTIPPAQMVADLKAGSIDGFCVGEPWNYRAAEEGIGFTAATDLEIWLGHPGKVLGVREDWAAAYPNTHIALVKALLEACYYCSLPENAEEIRHILARREYVSTSVDYIQLLDPDSSSCDLSSPMREYAHHQFFSEAAINRPSRTEQTWIVTQLARWGHTPFPRNWVEIIERICRVGVFSTAARELGLDVSYTRQPLKLFDGTVFNADDPLGYLNSLAIKRDFSVAEVILDASIRRAA; translated from the coding sequence ATGTCTGTATTCGTTGCTGTTGACCAAATAGATAAGGTTTTCAATCTCGTCGGTGGGGGACAATACATCGCCCTCAAAGGCATTGACCTTCAGATTAAAAAGGGTGAGTTTGTATCGCTGATCGGTCACTCTGGCTGCGGTAAATCAACGCTACTCAACATGATTGCAGGATTGGATCTGCCTAGTGAGGGAATTGTCACTCTGGAAGGACAAAGAATCACCAAGCCAGGTCCAGATCGGATGGTGGTGTTTCAGAACTACTCCCTTCTACCTTGGCGGACGGTACGGGAAAACATCGCCTTAGCTGTAGATGCTGTAATGAAGGGCGCACCTGCGGGAGAACGCCGCGCCATTGTCGAAAAGCACATCGATATGGTAGGTTTGCGTCCCCATGCCGATAAGCCACCAGGAATGCTATCGGGGGGACAAAAACAACGGGTGGCGATCGCCCGTGCCTTATCGCTGCGTCCGAAGTTGCTGTTACTCGACGAACCCTTCGGAGCGTTGGATGCGCTGACGCGAGGTAACTTGCAAGAACAGCTGATGCAAATTTGCCAAGAAAACCATGTGACTGCCGTAATGGTGACGCACGACGTAGACGAAGCCGTATTGCTGAGCGATCGCATCGTCATGTTAACCAACGGACCCGAATCGAAAATTGGTGGCATTTTAGAAGTAGATATCCCCAGACCCCGTAAGCGGATGCAGGTTGTAGAACATCCCAGCTATTACAGTCTGCGGAGCGAAATGATCTACTTTTTAAACCAGCAAAAACGAGTTAAGCAAATCCGGGCGCGGAAAAAGACCGCTGTTGCCCGTCACGGGTTGGAAAAAGTCAATTTGGAAATTGGCTTCGTCCCCTTAACCGCTTGCGCACCACTGGCGATCGCTCAAGAAAAAGGTTTCTTTGCCAAGCATGGCTTAGATGAAGTCACCCTAGTACGGGAAACCAGCTGGCGCGGGATTGTCGATGGAATTGCCGCTGGCTATCTCGATGCTGCCCAAATGCCTTCAGGGATGCCAATGTGGTTGACTTTGGGCGGTCATGAGAATAAACCGATACCCACGGTTACTTCTTTAACCATGACTCGTAATGGCAACGCCATCACTCTCTCAAAACGCTTTTACGACCAAGGAGTTTACAACCTCACCGACTTCAAACAGCACTTGCTGCGTACCCGCGACCAGCGGCATACGATGGGTGTCGTACATCCTTCCTCAATGCACAGCGTCCTCTTGCGCTACTGGCTAGCCGCAGGTGGTATCGACCCCGATTTAGATGTTGACGTTCACACCATTCCCCCAGCCCAAATGGTTGCCGACCTCAAAGCGGGTAGTATCGATGGATTCTGCGTTGGCGAACCTTGGAACTACCGCGCTGCTGAAGAAGGAATTGGCTTTACCGCTGCTACCGATTTAGAAATTTGGCTGGGACACCCAGGAAAAGTTTTGGGCGTGCGGGAAGATTGGGCAGCCGCCTATCCTAACACGCATATCGCTCTAGTCAAAGCACTTTTAGAAGCTTGCTATTATTGCTCTTTGCCAGAAAATGCTGAAGAAATTCGTCACATTTTGGCACGGCGGGAATATGTCAGCACCAGCGTCGATTATATTCAGTTGCTAGACCCCGATAGCAGCAGTTGCGATCTGAGTAGTCCAATGCGGGAGTATGCTCACCACCAATTCTTTTCTGAAGCTGCAATCAATCGCCCCAGCCGCACGGAACAAACTTGGATCGTGACTCAACTAGCACGTTGGGGTCACACTCCCTTCCCCAGAAATTGGGTAGAAATTATCGAACGGATCTGTCGCGTCGGAGTCTTCAGCACAGCTGCTAGAGAACTCGGCTTAGATGTCAGCTACACTCGCCAGCCGCTCAAACTCTTCGACGGGACTGTATTTAATGCCGACGACCCACTCGGCTATCTCAACAGTCTAGCGATCAAACGCGACTTCTCCGTAGCCGAAGTCATTCTCGACGCATCAATCCGCAGAGCAGCCTAA
- a CDS encoding Na+/H+ antiporter subunit E yields MDTIGYLNLILRLAIWFLLTANLSLANIIIGVAVAFLLPGRPRSRAALKDWLRALGKIIVAIPQAYIEAFEIILRPHNEEEVTLERVPPRRTPGLIFLDIFLITFTPKTIVLKYREDGWYEVHRVRRRKT; encoded by the coding sequence ATGGACACGATCGGTTATCTAAATCTAATATTACGACTGGCTATCTGGTTTTTGCTCACTGCTAATTTGAGCTTGGCAAATATCATCATCGGCGTTGCCGTTGCTTTCCTGTTACCAGGAAGACCCAGATCGCGAGCAGCATTAAAGGATTGGTTGCGGGCGCTGGGGAAGATTATCGTGGCAATTCCGCAAGCGTATATTGAGGCATTTGAAATTATCCTCCGTCCGCATAACGAAGAAGAAGTCACCCTAGAACGAGTCCCACCGCGACGGACACCAGGTTTGATATTTCTAGATATTTTCTTGATTACCTTTACGCCAAAGACGATTGTTTTGAAGTACCGCGAAGACGGCTGGTACGAAGTCCATCGGGTGCGACGGAGGAAGACATGA
- a CDS encoding DUF4040 domain-containing protein, which yields MMDSYIYFLVALLPLSASMVVFQVNPYHALVIRGILGAVAAMVYAVLGAADVSLTEALVGTMLAITLYAVAVRSSMVMCLGVLTERAIATDSEGDRHFGQLLDDFRAILGKRHMRLELVTYKDQQDLHQALMEKEIHATCTRPEDVDCATPDAEKQPYHTVTRVQRIYDIMQAELSSPATSLTYVNAPKEKHS from the coding sequence ATGATGGATAGCTATATCTATTTCTTAGTCGCTCTGCTACCGCTGTCCGCGTCGATGGTAGTCTTTCAGGTCAATCCATATCATGCCCTGGTGATTCGTGGCATTCTGGGAGCCGTGGCAGCAATGGTCTATGCAGTGTTGGGGGCAGCAGATGTGTCTTTGACTGAAGCATTAGTAGGTACGATGCTAGCGATTACTCTCTATGCAGTGGCAGTGCGATCGTCAATGGTGATGTGTCTGGGCGTACTGACAGAAAGAGCGATCGCGACAGACAGCGAAGGCGATCGCCATTTTGGGCAACTGCTCGATGACTTCCGGGCAATTTTGGGCAAACGTCACATGCGACTTGAGTTAGTGACCTACAAAGACCAACAGGATTTGCACCAAGCGCTGATGGAGAAAGAAATACACGCAACTTGTACGCGACCCGAAGACGTAGATTGCGCAACGCCTGATGCGGAAAAACAACCCTACCATACCGTCACCAGAGTGCAGCGGATCTATGACATCATGCAAGCCGAACTCTCATCACCTGCAACAAGCCTTACCTATGTCAACGCGCCAAAGGAGAAGCATTCATGA
- a CDS encoding nitrate ABC transporter ATP-binding protein (This model describes the ATP binding subunits of ATP-binding cassette (ABC) transporters for nitrate transport, or for bicarbonate transport, in bacteria and archaea.) translates to MNNAFAYTDIARNRLGKPLSTVQSNRQAFVQIKDVCKVYPTKNGPFTVLDGVNLSVYEGEFICVIGHSGCGKSTLLNMVSGFAHPTSGDVLVDGSPVVKPGPDRMVVFQNYALLPWRTAFENVYLAVNAVHPNKPEAEKRAIVREHLAMVGLAEAADKKPPQLSGGMKQRVSIARALAIRPKVMILDEPFGALDAITKEELQEELLKIWNDHKCTVLMITHDIDEALFLADRLVMMTNGPHAKIGEVLDIPFARPRDRARIMEDPQYYQLRNYALDFLYNRFAHDDVG, encoded by the coding sequence ATGAACAACGCTTTTGCTTATACAGACATTGCCAGAAATCGTTTAGGCAAGCCACTCTCTACAGTGCAGTCTAATCGTCAGGCTTTCGTACAGATTAAGGACGTTTGTAAAGTCTATCCCACCAAAAACGGTCCCTTCACCGTCCTTGATGGGGTGAATCTCAGTGTCTATGAAGGGGAGTTTATTTGCGTGATCGGTCACTCCGGTTGCGGTAAGAGTACGCTATTGAATATGGTTTCGGGTTTTGCTCATCCAACTTCAGGTGATGTCTTAGTGGATGGTAGCCCCGTCGTCAAACCAGGACCAGACCGGATGGTGGTGTTTCAAAATTATGCCTTGCTCCCTTGGCGGACTGCGTTTGAAAATGTCTATTTGGCAGTGAATGCCGTACATCCCAACAAGCCAGAAGCAGAAAAGCGGGCGATCGTGCGGGAACATTTGGCAATGGTTGGACTCGCGGAAGCCGCAGATAAGAAGCCACCGCAACTATCTGGGGGAATGAAACAGCGGGTTTCGATCGCCCGTGCTTTGGCAATTCGTCCCAAGGTGATGATTTTAGACGAACCTTTCGGGGCGTTGGATGCAATTACCAAAGAGGAGTTGCAGGAAGAGTTACTGAAAATCTGGAACGACCATAAATGCACCGTGTTAATGATCACCCACGATATTGACGAGGCGCTATTCTTAGCCGATCGCCTGGTGATGATGACCAACGGTCCTCACGCTAAGATTGGCGAGGTGTTAGATATTCCTTTTGCCCGTCCCCGCGATCGCGCTCGCATCATGGAAGATCCGCAATACTATCAACTCCGCAACTACGCTTTAGACTTCCTCTACAACCGTTTCGCCCACGACGATGTAGGTTAG
- a CDS encoding lipid kinase, whose protein sequence is MKQRALLLVNRHARHGQQRIAAAIEKLQQLDLELLEKPIEHPRQLPELIRYHRHQVDLVIIGGGDGTLNAAVDALVETRLPLGILPLGTANDLARTLEIPNSLPEACEIIASQKVRWIDLGWVNGKHFFNVASLGLSVQIAKKLTKESKRRWGVLAYAMVAIQALWQSRPFRAEIRINNQDAIRVKTVQIAVGNGRYYGGGMAITHDAAIDDRRLDLYSLELRHWWQMIRLLPAMRQGRHTALPGVRTLHGQKIYVSTRKPRPINTDGEITAYTPAEFRVIPQAVAVLVPEES, encoded by the coding sequence GTGAAACAGCGAGCCTTACTGCTAGTCAATCGTCATGCCCGTCACGGACAGCAGCGGATCGCTGCTGCCATAGAAAAGTTACAGCAGTTGGATTTAGAGTTATTAGAAAAGCCGATAGAACATCCTCGTCAATTACCCGAACTGATCCGCTACCATCGCCATCAAGTAGACTTAGTAATTATTGGTGGTGGAGATGGCACGCTCAACGCAGCAGTAGATGCGTTAGTTGAGACTAGATTGCCTTTAGGAATATTACCTCTAGGAACTGCTAACGATCTAGCTCGAACTTTGGAAATTCCCAATTCTCTCCCTGAAGCGTGCGAGATTATTGCGAGTCAAAAAGTCCGTTGGATCGACTTAGGTTGGGTGAATGGCAAGCATTTTTTTAACGTTGCTAGCCTCGGTTTGAGCGTCCAAATCGCTAAGAAACTGACGAAAGAGTCTAAACGTCGTTGGGGAGTTTTAGCCTATGCAATGGTAGCAATTCAAGCTCTCTGGCAATCTCGTCCCTTCAGAGCTGAAATTCGGATAAATAACCAAGATGCGATTCGAGTCAAAACCGTACAAATTGCCGTTGGTAATGGACGTTATTACGGTGGTGGCATGGCAATCACTCACGATGCGGCGATCGACGATCGCAGGCTAGACTTATACAGTCTGGAATTGCGTCACTGGTGGCAGATGATTCGTTTATTACCTGCAATGCGTCAAGGTAGGCATACAGCTTTACCTGGAGTTCGTACCTTGCACGGTCAAAAAATCTACGTTTCGACTAGAAAACCCCGCCCCATTAATACCGATGGAGAAATCACCGCTTACACCCCTGCCGAATTTCGCGTCATTCCCCAAGCTGTAGCAGTTTTAGTACCAGAAGAAAGTTGA
- a CDS encoding SulP family inorganic anion transporter: MQITNKIHFRNLRGDLFGGLTTAIVSLPLALAFGVASGAGAIAGLYGAVCVGFFAALFGGTPTLISEPTGPMTVVMTAIVAGLTANNPENGLAMAFTVVMLAGLFQIIFGVLKLGKYVTLMPYSVISGFMSGIGVILIILQIAPFVGQAAPKGGVLGTVQSIPQLLANTDPIEAGLGALTLAIIFLMPSKFKRFVPPQLVALVVGTVVSLVLFPGADIRRIGEIPMGLPQLQMPVFTPGQITTMFIDGVVLGMLGCIDTLLTAVIADSITRTQHNSDKELIGQGIGNLVSGLFGGLPGAGATMGTVVNIQTGATTALSGITRALILLVVVLGAASLTQVIPMAVLAGIALKVGIDILDWSFLKRAHKVSLKGTLIMYGVLLLTVFVDLIVAVGVGVFIANILTIERLSNLQAQDVKTISDADDEIVLNQEEKQLLDLANNRVLLFYLSGPMIFGVSKAIAREHTAMADHDVLVLDLSDVPMLGVTASLAIENAIKDAVEQGRHVFIVGATGSVKRRLEKLGIFDLLPPQNLMTDRLAALRQAVALVSGKDRVTADVGSASSQGLSDFTDPALQQ, from the coding sequence ATGCAAATAACAAACAAAATTCATTTCAGAAATCTACGAGGCGATTTATTTGGTGGTTTAACCACCGCGATCGTTTCCTTGCCCTTAGCATTGGCATTCGGTGTTGCCTCTGGTGCTGGAGCGATCGCGGGGCTTTACGGTGCAGTCTGCGTTGGCTTTTTTGCGGCGTTGTTTGGTGGTACGCCAACTCTAATTTCCGAGCCGACCGGACCGATGACCGTAGTCATGACAGCGATTGTGGCTGGTCTGACGGCAAACAACCCTGAGAATGGCTTGGCAATGGCGTTTACCGTCGTGATGCTAGCAGGGCTTTTTCAAATTATCTTTGGGGTACTCAAGCTAGGAAAATACGTGACGCTGATGCCCTACAGCGTGATTTCTGGCTTCATGTCTGGGATTGGAGTCATCCTGATTATTTTGCAAATTGCGCCGTTTGTCGGGCAAGCAGCACCTAAAGGTGGGGTTTTGGGTACGGTGCAGAGCATACCTCAACTGCTAGCGAACACCGATCCAATCGAAGCTGGGTTAGGGGCGCTAACACTGGCAATTATTTTCTTAATGCCATCTAAATTCAAGCGTTTCGTCCCGCCTCAACTTGTAGCACTGGTAGTTGGCACAGTAGTTTCTCTGGTTCTCTTTCCAGGCGCAGATATTCGGCGGATTGGCGAGATTCCGATGGGATTGCCACAGTTACAGATGCCAGTCTTTACTCCTGGTCAAATTACAACCATGTTTATCGATGGTGTTGTGCTGGGAATGTTGGGCTGTATTGATACTTTGCTGACTGCCGTAATTGCCGACAGTATTACACGTACTCAACATAACTCTGATAAAGAATTAATCGGTCAAGGTATTGGTAACTTAGTTTCTGGACTGTTTGGCGGCTTACCTGGCGCAGGTGCGACAATGGGTACGGTGGTGAACATCCAAACGGGTGCAACTACAGCTTTATCTGGAATAACTCGCGCCTTGATTTTGTTAGTTGTCGTGTTAGGGGCTGCAAGTTTAACTCAGGTGATTCCGATGGCTGTATTAGCTGGAATTGCCTTGAAAGTGGGGATTGATATTCTAGACTGGAGTTTCTTAAAACGCGCCCACAAGGTTTCCCTAAAGGGAACGCTGATTATGTATGGGGTGCTGTTACTGACGGTATTTGTCGATCTAATTGTGGCGGTTGGAGTTGGAGTGTTTATTGCTAACATCTTGACCATCGAGCGTTTATCTAATCTGCAAGCGCAAGATGTCAAAACAATTAGCGATGCCGATGATGAGATCGTATTAAATCAGGAAGAAAAACAGTTACTCGATCTTGCCAATAATCGCGTGTTGTTATTCTACCTCAGCGGACCAATGATTTTCGGCGTGTCCAAAGCGATCGCCCGCGAACATACAGCAATGGCAGACCACGATGTTTTGGTTCTGGATTTGAGCGATGTACCGATGTTAGGTGTGACTGCTTCTTTAGCAATTGAAAATGCAATAAAAGATGCAGTCGAACAGGGTCGTCACGTCTTCATTGTCGGTGCAACTGGTTCTGTGAAGCGGCGGTTAGAAAAGTTGGGCATCTTCGATCTTTTACCCCCCCAAAATCTAATGACAGATCGGCTGGCTGCATTGCGACAAGCAGTTGCATTAGTAAGTGGCAAGGATAGGGTGACTGCCGATGTTGGAAGTGCTTCGAGCCAAGGTTTGAGCGATTTCACCGATCCAGCACTGCAGCAATAA
- a CDS encoding cation:proton antiporter subunit C yields the protein MLEACVLATILCGFFGIILKKNLVMKIVSMDVMSTGVISYYVLIASRDGLFAPIISDVKNSAYSDPVPQAVILTAIVIGFSIQALMLVGVMKLARDNPTLESNEIEKSHTP from the coding sequence GTGTTAGAAGCGTGCGTATTAGCAACAATATTGTGCGGATTTTTCGGCATTATCTTGAAAAAGAATCTTGTGATGAAGATCGTCTCGATGGATGTCATGAGTACGGGGGTCATCTCCTATTACGTATTGATTGCATCGCGAGATGGCTTGTTCGCACCGATTATTTCAGATGTCAAAAATAGCGCTTATTCCGATCCGGTTCCTCAAGCGGTTATCTTGACGGCGATCGTGATTGGCTTTTCGATTCAGGCTTTAATGCTAGTTGGTGTCATGAAGTTGGCGCGAGATAACCCGACACTAGAAAGCAACGAGATCGAGAAGAGTCATACACCATGA
- a CDS encoding monovalent cation/H(+) antiporter subunit G — translation MAIDILSYICIGIGIFFWFWGTFPLLGKRSLLFKLHGLSVADTLGSMSIIIGLLLQRPRESPLLILAIISLAIWNTVLGYVLAYCSTSGGSNDG, via the coding sequence ATGGCAATCGATATATTGAGTTACATCTGCATCGGCATAGGAATCTTTTTCTGGTTTTGGGGAACCTTCCCCCTGCTAGGCAAGCGATCGCTATTATTTAAGCTGCATGGTCTTTCAGTTGCAGATACGCTCGGATCGATGAGTATCATCATCGGGCTGCTGTTGCAACGACCCCGCGAATCGCCGTTACTGATCCTTGCCATTATCTCGTTAGCGATTTGGAATACAGTGCTGGGGTACGTGTTGGCATACTGTTCCACTAGTGGGGGTAGCAATGATGGATAG
- a CDS encoding exopolysaccharide biosynthesis protein, producing the protein MHLKFSQDIKSLLEKLSQQPLTLSDILAGTSERGFSLVIALLVLPFLFPHPPGFTGIPGTACLILSLQMALGRRSPWLPKKVAQFKFPRWFAQQLLQNLKRCTRLLERIVRPRMLKIAGNPYIWQFNGLCIAWLAILLMLPIPLTNSFPTIGILVLAVATLEDDGLLMCVSYIYTVFITLIFAFLIYAVWRGSSLLPSLFQ; encoded by the coding sequence ATGCATTTAAAATTTTCGCAAGATATTAAATCTTTACTAGAAAAACTATCTCAACAACCTTTAACTTTAAGCGACATTTTGGCAGGAACTTCAGAACGAGGTTTTAGCCTGGTTATTGCCTTACTTGTATTACCTTTTTTGTTTCCTCATCCACCTGGTTTCACTGGCATACCAGGAACAGCTTGCTTAATTTTATCGCTACAAATGGCATTAGGTAGGCGATCGCCTTGGCTGCCGAAAAAAGTCGCTCAATTCAAATTTCCGCGCTGGTTTGCCCAGCAATTGTTACAAAATTTGAAAAGGTGTACCAGATTGCTAGAAAGAATCGTTCGTCCTCGCATGTTGAAAATAGCGGGAAATCCTTATATTTGGCAATTTAACGGGCTTTGTATTGCTTGGTTGGCGATTTTATTAATGTTACCAATTCCCCTGACAAACTCTTTTCCGACTATTGGCATTTTAGTATTGGCAGTAGCAACACTAGAAGATGATGGATTATTGATGTGTGTTAGCTATATATATACTGTTTTCATTACCTTGATATTTGCCTTTCTGATTTACGCTGTTTGGCGCGGTTCTAGTCTATTGCCAAGTTTATTTCAATAG
- a CDS encoding Na(+)/H(+) antiporter subunit B, producing MKWLYIAAGIALFVKILIMSNPAPDLSLSIVESVVQDSGVPNAVSGIIFRNRLYDTIFEVVVFTIAIMGARFLLANEQPSTKVYRFTDQPSIVLARLGATIAALVGIELAIRGHLSPGGGFAAGVAGGTAIGLVAITSSPERMQSIYKRWHAATWEKVSVLIFVVLAAITLSGFELPHGEMGALVSGGVIPLLNILVAVKVALGSWAVILVFIRYRGLL from the coding sequence ATGAAATGGCTCTACATTGCCGCAGGAATAGCCTTGTTTGTCAAAATCCTCATCATGTCCAATCCCGCACCAGATTTGTCACTTTCAATTGTCGAATCGGTCGTTCAAGACAGTGGAGTACCCAATGCGGTTTCAGGGATTATTTTTAGAAATCGGCTGTACGATACCATTTTTGAGGTGGTGGTATTTACAATCGCCATTATGGGCGCTCGTTTTTTGCTAGCGAACGAACAACCATCCACCAAAGTCTATCGTTTTACAGACCAACCATCAATTGTGCTAGCACGATTAGGAGCGACAATTGCAGCTTTGGTGGGGATTGAACTGGCAATTCGGGGTCATCTCAGCCCAGGTGGTGGTTTTGCGGCTGGGGTAGCAGGCGGAACGGCGATCGGTCTGGTGGCAATTACTTCATCGCCAGAGCGGATGCAAAGTATCTACAAACGCTGGCACGCCGCTACATGGGAGAAAGTGTCGGTGCTGATTTTCGTTGTCCTAGCGGCGATAACTCTGTCTGGATTTGAACTACCGCACGGAGAAATGGGCGCACTTGTCAGTGGGGGAGTGATTCCGCTACTCAATATCCTGGTAGCAGTCAAAGTTGCTTTGGGTTCTTGGGCGGTTATATTAGTTTTTATTCGTTATCGGGGCTTGTTGTGA
- a CDS encoding cation:proton antiporter, translated as MSTISIAWIALPFFVGFVASLIPKLDRYLALGMACASAGYALLLFIEPPLTLNLLDNFGVTLAIDQLSGYFILTNALVTAAVILYCWRSGKTAFFYTQTIILHGSVNAAFVCSDFMSLYVALEVISIAAFLLIAYPRSDRSIWVGLRYLFVSNVSMLFYLIGAVLVYKAHHSFSFVGLRGAPIEALALIFMGLLVKGGIFVSGLWLPLTHSESETPVSAMLSGIVVKAGVYPLVRCALLLEEVDPIVRFFGVGTALLGVFYAVFEKDTKRMLAFHTVSQLGFILAAPGVGGFYALTHGLVKSALFLIAGVLPSRNFKELQHQPIDTAIWIALVMASFSISGFPMLSGFGAKVLTTKNLLPWQTIAMNVAAVGTAISFAKFIFLPHQKREGGENVSPGFWLAVVLLIGGLIVANVAYYEAYTLENIAKPLAIVGVGWLAYFTVFRRSVLKLPRMLEQFEHLIGVMSLMLILLFWMVWTRSVI; from the coding sequence ATGAGTACCATTTCGATCGCCTGGATTGCCCTACCGTTTTTTGTCGGATTTGTCGCTTCTCTCATCCCCAAACTCGATCGGTATCTTGCATTGGGCATGGCTTGTGCTTCTGCCGGATATGCGTTGTTGTTATTTATCGAGCCTCCACTGACACTGAATTTACTCGATAATTTCGGCGTGACGTTAGCGATCGACCAACTAAGCGGCTACTTTATCTTGACAAATGCGCTGGTAACGGCAGCAGTCATCCTCTACTGTTGGCGCAGTGGCAAGACAGCTTTTTTTTACACCCAGACTATCATTCTGCATGGCAGCGTCAATGCTGCATTTGTCTGTTCGGATTTTATGAGTTTGTACGTGGCGCTAGAGGTAATTAGTATTGCCGCGTTTCTCTTAATTGCCTATCCTCGCAGCGATCGCTCGATTTGGGTTGGCTTGCGCTATCTGTTTGTCAGCAACGTGTCAATGCTGTTTTATCTGATTGGCGCGGTGCTGGTCTATAAAGCACATCATTCGTTTAGTTTCGTAGGTTTGCGCGGCGCACCAATCGAAGCGCTTGCCCTGATCTTTATGGGACTCTTGGTCAAGGGAGGCATTTTTGTATCGGGATTATGGCTACCGTTGACCCACTCCGAATCGGAAACGCCAGTATCAGCAATGCTATCGGGAATTGTGGTCAAAGCGGGTGTCTATCCGCTAGTGCGTTGCGCTTTGCTTTTAGAAGAGGTCGATCCGATCGTCAGATTCTTTGGAGTGGGAACGGCGCTTCTAGGAGTGTTCTATGCAGTTTTTGAAAAGGACACTAAGCGGATGCTGGCATTTCATACGGTTTCACAGCTAGGCTTTATTTTGGCTGCGCCTGGAGTTGGTGGCTTTTATGCCTTGACACACGGGTTGGTCAAATCGGCACTGTTTCTAATCGCGGGTGTTTTACCCAGCCGAAACTTTAAGGAACTGCAACATCAGCCAATCGATACCGCAATCTGGATTGCCCTAGTTATGGCTAGCTTCTCGATTTCCGGCTTTCCCATGCTGTCTGGCTTTGGGGCAAAAGTATTGACGACAAAAAATTTGCTGCCCTGGCAAACGATCGCCATGAACGTTGCGGCTGTAGGGACAGCGATCTCGTTTGCTAAATTCATTTTTTTGCCGCATCAGAAAAGAGAGGGAGGAGAGAACGTATCACCCGGTTTCTGGTTAGCAGTCGTACTTCTAATTGGTGGGTTGATTGTGGCAAATGTCGCGTACTACGAGGCGTATACCCTTGAGAATATCGCGAAACCCCTGGCGATCGTTGGCGTTGGCTGGTTGGCATATTTTACGGTCTTTCGACGCTCAGTCCTCAAGCTACCGCGTATGCTCGAACAATTCGAGCATCTCATCGGTGTGATGAGTTTGATGTTAATCCTGCTTTTCTGGATGGTATGGACACGATCGGTTATCTAA